The following proteins come from a genomic window of Edaphobacter sp. 4G125:
- a CDS encoding ABC transporter permease, translating into MSLWRQLSYGLRGLLQRRKRQQDLADEVAQFYEDAEADLRERGLTPEEARRTVRRNTGDMAAARDHASEYGWENWIKILSDDLRFAARQLARHPVFTATAVLTLALGIGANTAIFTVVERVLLAPLPYNNAERLAFLKTYRSQIGRAIPRMTGPDVVDVREQMKSLEAVSLYHGGNMGVQLANHAAYTTVTMADANFARVFSLRPVAGRLYNDADAGHAALVSERFARDNFGTAQAAIGQVMGVEGDPAEIVGVLPAGFDYPNGAQVWLAAPLMPQSKSRTSFNYKAVALVRKGTSLAEAQSELDTLTARLQTAYPKDNHGKALKIVSLKESLTGESRSTLMLLWAAAGLILLIACVNVMHLELVRAIERQRELAIRRALGSSRWRVMQPVFLESILVALIGGTAGILLAFPLVRVLVAMAPKELPRASEIHLNPWVLGFAFALSVATAVISAILPAMKAAKVDPAEALKSDSSRGITRRNTGFMRDVLVIAEIAATFVLAIGAGLLLRTMMTLQTNDMGYQTRQMLVVDADAPATREIYAIDSSHVVGLFNQLFVNLRRLPGVEHVAGVMGLPTGNYGSNGYYDVQGGLPVDPEHPAWSNFTVASPGYFATIGIPLKRGRDFSSEDTHESAMVAIISESLARQSFGDSDPIGKQIRCGLDSDKWMTVVGVVGDIRQESPAEKPGPALYMPMTQHPFYANQIHIVLRTAVKPLSLMSAVEEQIVRTNPLIARRYTTLDALLDKSLAVERFRAALIASFAGIGLLLAMLGVYGTVAYSVAQRRFEFGVRMAFGAKREAIMQSVLGHAVRMASIGIVVGVVLSAALARLVESMLVGVRPTDPINLIVVAVLILITALGAALAPGWSATRVSPMVALRAE; encoded by the coding sequence ATGTCCCTCTGGCGTCAGCTGAGCTATGGTCTTCGAGGGTTGCTGCAACGCCGGAAACGGCAACAGGACCTCGCCGATGAAGTGGCGCAGTTCTACGAAGATGCCGAAGCCGACTTGCGCGAGCGTGGACTCACTCCCGAAGAAGCAAGAAGAACCGTACGGCGCAACACAGGAGACATGGCCGCCGCGCGCGATCACGCGAGCGAATATGGTTGGGAGAACTGGATCAAAATACTCAGCGACGACCTTCGCTTTGCTGCACGACAGCTGGCCAGACATCCGGTATTTACTGCAACCGCCGTCCTCACGCTGGCCCTTGGCATTGGAGCCAATACAGCCATCTTCACCGTTGTAGAGCGAGTGCTGTTGGCCCCGCTTCCCTACAACAATGCGGAACGGCTGGCGTTCCTCAAGACCTATCGTAGCCAGATTGGCAGAGCAATTCCCAGAATGACAGGGCCGGATGTCGTAGACGTACGCGAGCAGATGAAGAGCCTGGAGGCGGTGAGTCTCTATCACGGCGGGAACATGGGCGTGCAGCTTGCCAACCATGCTGCCTACACCACCGTTACCATGGCAGATGCAAACTTTGCTCGCGTCTTTTCGCTGCGGCCTGTCGCCGGAAGACTCTACAACGATGCGGATGCCGGACACGCAGCACTCGTAAGCGAGCGATTTGCACGCGACAACTTCGGAACTGCGCAGGCCGCCATAGGGCAGGTCATGGGAGTGGAAGGAGACCCTGCGGAGATTGTCGGCGTATTACCCGCAGGGTTCGATTATCCCAATGGAGCGCAGGTGTGGCTTGCTGCTCCGCTGATGCCGCAATCCAAATCGCGGACGTCCTTCAACTACAAAGCAGTCGCGCTGGTACGCAAGGGGACAAGTCTCGCCGAAGCACAATCTGAGCTGGATACGTTGACCGCGCGCCTTCAGACCGCATACCCAAAAGACAACCATGGCAAAGCGCTGAAGATCGTATCCCTGAAGGAATCGCTGACCGGAGAGTCGCGGTCGACACTGATGCTCCTGTGGGCCGCTGCCGGGCTGATTCTTTTAATCGCCTGCGTCAATGTAATGCATCTGGAACTGGTACGCGCAATTGAGCGCCAAAGAGAGCTGGCGATACGCAGAGCTCTTGGTTCGTCGCGCTGGCGCGTCATGCAGCCTGTATTTCTGGAGAGCATCCTGGTGGCGTTGATCGGCGGTACCGCAGGAATTCTGTTGGCATTTCCCCTCGTGCGAGTGCTGGTCGCAATGGCCCCGAAGGAACTCCCACGAGCAAGTGAGATTCATCTCAACCCCTGGGTGCTCGGTTTTGCTTTTGCTCTCTCCGTGGCAACAGCAGTGATCTCTGCAATTCTTCCCGCAATGAAAGCGGCCAAAGTCGATCCTGCCGAAGCACTAAAGAGCGACTCTTCACGGGGAATCACTCGGCGTAACACCGGCTTCATGCGCGATGTTCTGGTGATCGCAGAGATTGCAGCAACGTTTGTGCTGGCCATCGGCGCGGGGTTATTGCTGCGCACCATGATGACGCTTCAGACAAACGATATGGGTTACCAAACCCGGCAGATGCTGGTCGTTGATGCCGATGCACCTGCAACCAGAGAAATATATGCGATAGATTCGAGCCATGTCGTAGGACTCTTCAATCAACTCTTTGTAAATCTGCGCAGACTTCCCGGTGTCGAGCATGTTGCAGGAGTCATGGGACTGCCGACAGGAAACTACGGCTCGAATGGCTACTACGACGTGCAGGGAGGTCTGCCCGTGGACCCGGAGCATCCGGCATGGTCGAACTTCACTGTGGCAAGTCCGGGATACTTCGCAACCATCGGGATCCCTTTGAAACGTGGTCGCGACTTCAGCTCAGAAGATACGCACGAAAGCGCAATGGTAGCAATCATCAGCGAATCGCTGGCCAGGCAGAGCTTTGGCGATTCTGATCCGATCGGCAAGCAGATTCGTTGTGGGTTGGACTCGGACAAGTGGATGACAGTTGTCGGAGTCGTTGGCGATATACGTCAGGAATCTCCAGCGGAGAAGCCCGGACCAGCGCTGTACATGCCGATGACACAACATCCTTTCTATGCCAACCAGATTCACATCGTGCTGAGGACAGCAGTAAAACCATTGTCCTTGATGAGCGCTGTAGAGGAACAGATTGTGCGCACAAATCCGCTGATCGCGCGACGCTATACAACATTGGACGCGTTACTGGATAAATCGCTGGCGGTAGAACGATTCCGCGCTGCGTTGATTGCATCGTTTGCCGGCATCGGTCTGCTGCTCGCGATGTTGGGCGTGTATGGAACGGTGGCCTATTCCGTTGCGCAACGAAGGTTCGAATTTGGAGTGCGCATGGCCTTCGGAGCAAAGAGAGAAGCGATTATGCAATCGGTGCTCGGTCACGCAGTCAGAATGGCCTCGATCGGAATCGTAGTCGGCGTCGTTCTCAGTGCAGCTCTGGCCCGACTGGTAGAGAGCATGCTGGTCGGCGTACGCCCGACAGACCCCATCAACCTGATCGTAGTAGCCGTTCTGATCCTGATCACCGCTTTAGGAGCAGCATTAGCCCCGGGATGGAGCGCGACACGCGTAAGCCCCATGGTAGCGTTGCGAGCGGAATAG
- a CDS encoding TlpA disulfide reductase family protein, translated as MIRTFRFTALLSVLAVSLVHAQTKPPAYTPAEQAVVDQLKTLRSVPDSQRGQKTTDLALQIRSLPSTPNKLRLAVGLTHLSTEGDFGRQTLQSVADTLASTLTANPLPPAKNGGPASPYLDLAKLVRYEHVTTSLNDPQYAQAMTQLTAEETEIEKADFTLNDLNGKPWTLSSLRGKVVLVNFWATWCPPCRKEMPDLDALAHKFKSKGLVILSISDEDAPKVSSYISAHNIRYPILLDPGRKVTESFHVDGIPKSFVFNREGKLVAQSIDMRTRGQFLQMLAAADLK; from the coding sequence ATGATTCGTACGTTTCGCTTCACCGCTCTTCTGTCCGTTCTCGCCGTATCGCTAGTCCATGCTCAGACCAAGCCTCCGGCGTATACTCCTGCGGAACAGGCCGTCGTCGATCAGCTCAAGACACTCCGTTCGGTGCCTGATTCGCAACGAGGACAGAAGACCACGGATCTCGCTCTCCAGATTCGCTCTCTTCCTTCCACACCCAACAAACTGCGCCTGGCTGTGGGGCTGACTCATCTCTCCACAGAGGGCGACTTCGGCCGCCAGACACTTCAATCCGTCGCCGATACTCTTGCCTCCACCCTGACAGCCAATCCGCTTCCTCCGGCTAAAAATGGTGGCCCCGCCTCACCTTATCTCGATCTGGCAAAGCTCGTTCGGTACGAACACGTCACCACGAGCCTCAACGACCCACAGTACGCCCAGGCCATGACCCAGTTGACTGCCGAAGAGACTGAGATCGAAAAGGCCGACTTCACCTTGAACGATCTCAACGGCAAGCCCTGGACCCTGTCTTCTCTTCGCGGCAAAGTTGTTCTGGTCAACTTTTGGGCCACCTGGTGCCCGCCCTGCCGCAAAGAGATGCCCGATCTCGATGCCCTGGCGCATAAGTTCAAATCGAAGGGCCTTGTCATCCTCTCCATTAGCGACGAGGACGCTCCTAAGGTCAGTTCCTATATCTCGGCACACAATATCCGCTATCCGATCCTGCTCGACCCCGGCCGCAAGGTCACCGAGAGCTTCCATGTCGATGGCATTCCCAAGAGCTTCGTCTTCAATCGCGAGGGCAAGCTGGTGGCTCAATCCATCGACATGCGCACACGCGGACAGTTCCTCCAGATGCTCGCCGCCGCCGATCTGAAGTAA